One Peterkaempfera bronchialis DNA window includes the following coding sequences:
- a CDS encoding ABC transporter permease: MTATKIPASPPSTAGRGPLAEPAAPTTTDRRRRALGARAVNLLGALLVVALFAALWEGYKAAGRALGDRIAGWSLPVATDDLSMPHLWTVLRSLAEPARQGDPTSLAGYLLGETAVTLREALYGLVAGSLLGLALAVLFLHAAPVSRGLMPWLVASQTVPLVAIAPMIVIWGGKAGAPPWVAVTGIAAYLAFFPVTINALRGLKSPPKVQLEFMRSVGAGRRQVLFWLRVPAALPFVFAGLRLAATASVVGAIVGELSAGTGRGIGRVILSSAYYYSNGPEKLYAAVLVAALAGIVFVQLLALAERFALRHRAAR, translated from the coding sequence CAGCGACGAAGATCCCTGCATCGCCACCCTCGACGGCCGGCCGGGGCCCGCTCGCTGAGCCCGCCGCGCCCACCACCACCGACCGGCGGCGCCGCGCGCTCGGCGCACGAGCGGTCAACCTGCTCGGAGCGCTGCTGGTGGTGGCCCTGTTCGCCGCTCTCTGGGAGGGCTACAAGGCCGCAGGCCGCGCCCTTGGCGACCGCATCGCGGGCTGGAGCCTGCCGGTCGCCACCGACGACCTGTCCATGCCGCACCTCTGGACGGTGCTGCGCTCCCTCGCCGAGCCGGCCCGGCAGGGCGACCCCACCTCGCTGGCCGGCTACCTGCTCGGGGAGACGGCGGTGACCCTGCGGGAGGCGCTGTACGGCCTGGTCGCCGGCTCGCTGCTCGGCCTCGCGCTGGCGGTGCTCTTCCTGCACGCCGCGCCGGTCAGCAGGGGCCTGATGCCCTGGCTGGTGGCCTCCCAGACCGTCCCGCTGGTCGCCATCGCGCCCATGATCGTGATCTGGGGCGGCAAGGCCGGCGCCCCGCCGTGGGTCGCCGTCACCGGGATCGCCGCCTATCTGGCGTTCTTCCCGGTGACCATCAACGCCCTGCGCGGCCTGAAGTCGCCGCCCAAGGTCCAGTTGGAGTTCATGCGCAGCGTGGGCGCGGGCCGCCGTCAGGTCCTGTTCTGGCTGCGGGTGCCCGCCGCGCTGCCCTTCGTCTTCGCCGGGCTGCGGCTCGCCGCCACCGCCAGTGTCGTCGGCGCCATCGTCGGCGAGCTGTCGGCCGGCACCGGACGCGGCATCGGCCGGGTGATCCTCTCGTCCGCCTACTACTACTCCAACGGCCCGGAGAAGCTGTACGCCGCGGTGCTGGTCGCCGCCCTGGCCGGGATCGTCTTCGTCCAGCTGCTGGCCCTCGCGGAGCGGTTCGCCCTCCGCCACCGGGCCGCTCGCTGA
- a CDS encoding ABC transporter ATP-binding protein produces MGEPAIISVRNVSKVFNGGSDRSVTALQDIDLDIARGEFTSLLGPSGCGKSTLLRVMADLTEPSQGQVTVNGKTPAAARTDRDYGMVFQQAGLLEWRSVRRNVELPLQVAGARKEVTRAKAMEMLELVRLSDFAEHFPRQLSGGMQQRAAIARALSADPEILFMDEPLGALDEMNRERLQGELLRIWSDTRTTVVFVTHSISEAVFLSSRVVVMSARPGRVAASIDVDLPYPRTAETRTTPEFFAKVTEVRQALHSVPTEQAAA; encoded by the coding sequence ATGGGCGAGCCCGCAATCATCTCCGTCCGCAATGTCAGCAAGGTGTTCAACGGCGGCAGCGACCGCTCGGTGACCGCGCTCCAGGACATCGACCTGGACATCGCACGCGGGGAGTTCACCTCGCTGCTCGGCCCCAGCGGCTGCGGCAAGAGCACCCTGCTGCGGGTGATGGCCGACCTCACCGAGCCGTCGCAGGGCCAGGTCACGGTCAACGGCAAGACCCCGGCCGCCGCCCGTACCGACCGGGACTACGGGATGGTCTTCCAGCAGGCCGGGCTGCTGGAGTGGCGCAGTGTGCGGCGCAATGTCGAGCTGCCGCTCCAGGTCGCCGGCGCCAGGAAGGAGGTGACCCGGGCCAAGGCGATGGAGATGCTGGAACTGGTCAGGCTCTCCGACTTCGCCGAGCACTTCCCCCGGCAGCTGTCCGGCGGTATGCAGCAGCGGGCGGCCATCGCCCGGGCGCTCTCCGCCGACCCGGAGATCCTCTTCATGGACGAGCCGCTGGGCGCGCTCGACGAGATGAACCGCGAACGCCTCCAGGGCGAGCTGCTGCGCATCTGGTCCGACACCCGCACCACCGTCGTCTTCGTCACCCACAGCATCTCCGAGGCGGTCTTCCTCTCCTCGCGGGTGGTGGTGATGTCGGCGCGGCCCGGCCGGGTGGCCGCCAGCATCGACGTGGACCTGCCCTACCCGCGTACCGCCGAGACCAGGACCACCCCGGAGTTCTTCGCGAAGGTCACCGAGGTCCGCCAGGCGCTGCACTCCGTCCCGACCGAGCAGGCCGCGGCATGA
- a CDS encoding ABC transporter permease, producing MSTAQAAPRGVARIAGGLRGRAGRALPVALTALLVLGSWQLVVAVFDVPAFILPTPVTIAQAFVHDFATIMAASVVTVQAVLLGLLLGALGGIAVGLAVSRFPAVSGPVLNAAVLINCAPIVALAPIFNNWFGVTSLLSKAGVAAVMVFFPVLVNTTRGLLQVSPLHLEIMESLAARPRQVALIVRLPNALPYIFNALKLGTTLAVIGVIVSEYFGGPTEALGVYIAYQAALPRFDYAWAGILVASALGLAMFGAVTLLERLLMPWHESLHDNQA from the coding sequence ATGAGCACCGCCCAGGCCGCACCGCGGGGGGTGGCTCGGATCGCCGGCGGCCTGCGGGGCAGGGCCGGCCGGGCGCTGCCGGTCGCGCTCACCGCACTGCTGGTGCTCGGCTCCTGGCAGCTGGTCGTCGCCGTCTTCGACGTCCCGGCGTTCATCCTGCCGACGCCCGTCACCATCGCCCAGGCGTTCGTCCACGACTTCGCCACGATCATGGCGGCCTCGGTGGTCACCGTGCAGGCGGTCCTGCTCGGCCTGCTGCTGGGCGCCCTCGGCGGGATCGCGGTCGGCCTGGCGGTGAGCCGCTTCCCGGCCGTCTCCGGACCGGTGCTGAACGCCGCCGTGCTGATCAACTGCGCGCCGATCGTGGCGCTGGCCCCGATCTTCAACAACTGGTTCGGCGTCACCAGCCTGCTCTCCAAGGCAGGTGTCGCCGCCGTGATGGTCTTCTTCCCGGTCCTCGTCAACACCACCCGGGGCCTGCTCCAGGTCTCCCCCCTCCACCTGGAGATCATGGAGTCGCTGGCGGCCCGGCCTCGGCAGGTCGCCCTGATCGTGCGGCTCCCCAACGCGCTGCCGTACATCTTCAACGCGCTGAAGCTCGGCACCACCCTCGCGGTGATCGGCGTGATCGTCAGCGAGTACTTCGGCGGCCCCACCGAGGCGCTCGGCGTCTACATCGCCTATCAGGCGGCCCTGCCGAGATTCGACTACGCATGGGCCGGAATCCTGGTCGCCAGCGCACTCGGCCTCGCCATGTTCGGAGCCGTCACGCTCCTGGAACGGCTGCTCATGCCCTGGCATGAATCGCTCCACGATAACCAGGCGTAA
- a CDS encoding ABC transporter substrate-binding protein produces MSTSRPVNSPSPRQPRAPRRSGPARPLRLAAGLAAAAMLVTGCGGMSSGETSKAAAEAGKDCAAKTKVRVVLQWVAQAQFAGYYAAKEKGFYDKQCLDVTIQEGGVNIVPQQVLSAGNAEFAVSHVTKTMVTREQGADLVNIGQVFQRGAYLQVAWADSGIKTLADLKGKRVGSWGYGNELTLYAAMRGSGVEPGKDAKIIQQPFDMSLLLKRQVDAAQAKTFNEYAQLLESTNPKTGKLYQPSDFTAINLQDAGYQSLEDGIYAKGDWLASKANQETAVKFLKATYQGWGYCRDDLDGCVDIVLKNGSALGKGHQTWMLNEVNKLIWPSKAGVGTVDKAAWDQTIDIAVKAGVLKKDPGQDAYRTDLTERADQELKADGFDITGDSYQPQQVTITPGGK; encoded by the coding sequence ATGTCCACCAGCAGACCCGTGAATTCCCCGTCCCCCCGGCAACCCCGCGCGCCCCGCCGCTCCGGCCCCGCCCGCCCGCTGCGGCTGGCCGCCGGACTCGCCGCCGCAGCGATGCTGGTGACCGGCTGCGGCGGGATGTCGTCGGGCGAGACCAGCAAGGCCGCGGCGGAGGCCGGCAAGGACTGCGCCGCCAAGACCAAGGTCCGGGTCGTCCTCCAGTGGGTCGCCCAGGCCCAGTTCGCCGGCTACTACGCCGCCAAGGAGAAGGGCTTCTACGACAAGCAGTGCCTGGATGTCACCATCCAGGAGGGCGGGGTGAACATCGTCCCGCAGCAGGTGCTCTCCGCAGGCAACGCCGAGTTCGCCGTCTCCCACGTCACCAAGACCATGGTCACCCGCGAGCAGGGCGCCGACCTGGTCAACATCGGACAGGTCTTCCAGCGCGGCGCCTACCTCCAGGTCGCCTGGGCCGACTCCGGCATCAAGACCCTGGCCGACCTCAAGGGCAAGCGCGTCGGCAGCTGGGGGTACGGCAATGAGCTGACCCTGTACGCGGCGATGCGCGGCTCGGGCGTCGAACCGGGCAAGGATGCCAAGATCATCCAGCAGCCGTTCGACATGTCGCTGCTGCTCAAGCGGCAGGTCGACGCGGCGCAGGCCAAGACGTTCAACGAGTACGCTCAGCTGCTGGAGAGCACCAACCCCAAGACCGGCAAGCTGTACCAGCCGTCCGACTTCACCGCCATCAACCTCCAGGACGCGGGCTACCAGAGCCTGGAGGACGGCATCTACGCCAAGGGCGACTGGCTGGCGAGCAAGGCCAACCAGGAGACGGCCGTGAAGTTCCTCAAGGCCACCTACCAGGGCTGGGGCTACTGCCGGGACGACCTCGACGGCTGCGTGGACATCGTCCTGAAGAACGGCAGCGCCCTCGGCAAGGGCCACCAGACCTGGATGCTCAACGAGGTCAACAAGCTGATCTGGCCCTCCAAGGCGGGCGTCGGCACGGTGGACAAGGCCGCCTGGGACCAGACCATCGACATCGCGGTCAAGGCCGGCGTGCTCAAGAAGGACCCCGGCCAGGACGCCTACCGGACCGATCTGACCGAGCGGGCCGACCAGGAGCTCAAGGCCGACGGCTTCGACATCACCGGCGACTCCTACCAGCCGCAGCAGGTCACCATCACCCCGGGCGGCAAGTAG
- a CDS encoding IclR family transcriptional regulator — protein sequence MAPSEAGLVRRTIWLLRTVAAHPEGVGLSEIARESGIPKATCYRVLTVLERESWLTLDPVTRRYRVSLGLLSIVGGLLDGGGAYGHMRDVLRDLAKQTGETAGFDVLLPPNVMVVAQVPGPSLIGQTLKPVPRTQPVWATSTGKVLLSALDPETVRADFGEEFRTGAPERLGGLDAFIDSMSAVRENGYAVAYDELEVGAASVAAPVRIRGNTTYAVWIGGPTYRLTRPRIEEVAQCVMKAARQLGDLLSVTGIELPSGFNEQ from the coding sequence ATGGCACCCAGCGAAGCAGGGCTCGTCCGTAGGACGATCTGGCTGCTACGGACGGTCGCGGCGCACCCGGAAGGGGTCGGCCTGAGTGAGATCGCCCGCGAGTCCGGCATCCCCAAGGCCACCTGCTACCGGGTGCTGACCGTCCTGGAACGCGAGAGCTGGCTGACGCTCGACCCCGTCACCCGCCGCTACCGCGTCTCCCTCGGCCTGCTGTCCATCGTCGGCGGCCTGCTCGACGGGGGAGGGGCCTACGGCCACATGCGGGACGTGCTGCGCGACCTGGCCAAGCAGACCGGGGAGACCGCCGGCTTCGATGTGCTGCTGCCGCCCAATGTCATGGTCGTCGCCCAGGTCCCCGGCCCCTCGCTGATCGGGCAGACCCTCAAGCCCGTGCCGCGCACCCAGCCGGTCTGGGCCACCTCCACCGGGAAGGTGCTGCTCAGCGCACTCGACCCGGAGACCGTACGGGCCGACTTCGGCGAGGAGTTCCGCACCGGCGCCCCCGAGCGCCTCGGCGGCCTGGACGCGTTCATCGACTCGATGAGCGCCGTCCGGGAGAACGGCTACGCCGTCGCCTACGACGAACTGGAGGTCGGCGCCGCCTCGGTCGCGGCCCCGGTCCGCATCCGAGGCAACACCACCTACGCGGTCTGGATCGGCGGCCCCACCTACCGGCTGACCCGCCCGCGCATCGAGGAGGTGGCCCAGTGCGTGATGAAGGCCGCCCGGCAGCTCGGCGACCTGCTGAGCGTCACCGGCATCGAGCTGCCCAGCGGCTTCAACGAACAGTAG
- a CDS encoding NAD-dependent succinate-semialdehyde dehydrogenase: MADLQERIDAAHQAAGRIPKGLYIDGEWREPRGGAAIPVEDPGTGTVFAEVADAAEQDALDALDAAARAQDSWARTPPRDRGELLRRAFEAILARQDELAAVMTLEMGKPFAESRAEVAYAAEFLRWFAEEAVRIDGGYLVAPGGGSRVVVMRQPVGPCLLVTPWNFPMAMGTRKIGPALAAGCTVVVKPARQTPLSMLALVAVLEEAGLPKGVVNVFTTARSGELTARLLADPRLRKLSFTGSTEVGRILLEQASERVLRTSMELGGNAPFLVFDDADLDAAVEGAYQAKMRNVGEACTAANRFYVHRPVAAEFARRLAERLGGLAVGHGLDPASEVGPLIDARAVGGVAALVDEAVAAGAELLTGGGSLERDGHFFAPTVLASVPRGARTLHEEIFGPVAPIVAFDDEAEALALANASEYGLAAYVFTEGLARGLRVSERLESGMVGLNQGIISNPAAPFGGVKQSGLGREGGAVGIDEYLNTKYLAVRAES; encoded by the coding sequence ATGGCCGACCTTCAGGAGCGGATCGACGCCGCCCACCAGGCCGCCGGCCGGATACCCAAGGGCCTGTACATCGACGGAGAGTGGCGCGAGCCGCGCGGCGGCGCCGCCATCCCCGTCGAGGACCCGGGCACCGGCACGGTCTTCGCCGAGGTCGCGGACGCCGCCGAGCAGGACGCCCTGGACGCCCTCGACGCCGCCGCCCGCGCCCAGGACTCCTGGGCCCGCACCCCGCCCCGGGACCGCGGCGAGCTGCTGCGCCGCGCCTTCGAGGCGATCCTCGCCCGCCAGGACGAGCTGGCCGCCGTGATGACCCTGGAGATGGGCAAGCCCTTCGCCGAGTCCCGGGCGGAGGTCGCCTACGCGGCGGAGTTCCTGCGCTGGTTCGCCGAGGAGGCGGTCCGGATCGACGGCGGCTACCTGGTGGCACCCGGCGGCGGCTCCCGGGTGGTCGTGATGCGCCAGCCGGTCGGCCCCTGCCTGCTGGTCACCCCGTGGAACTTCCCGATGGCCATGGGCACCCGCAAGATCGGCCCCGCCCTGGCGGCCGGCTGCACCGTGGTGGTCAAGCCGGCCCGGCAGACCCCGCTGTCGATGCTCGCCCTGGTCGCCGTCCTGGAGGAGGCAGGGCTGCCCAAGGGCGTCGTCAATGTCTTCACCACCGCCAGGTCGGGCGAGCTGACCGCGCGGCTGCTGGCCGACCCCCGGCTGCGCAAGCTCTCCTTCACCGGCTCCACCGAGGTCGGCCGGATCCTGCTGGAGCAGGCGTCCGAGCGGGTGCTGCGCACCTCGATGGAGCTGGGCGGCAACGCCCCCTTCCTGGTCTTCGACGACGCCGACCTGGACGCGGCCGTGGAGGGCGCGTACCAGGCGAAGATGCGCAATGTGGGGGAGGCGTGCACCGCCGCCAACCGCTTCTATGTGCACCGCCCGGTCGCCGCAGAGTTCGCCCGGCGGCTGGCCGAGCGGCTGGGCGGCCTGGCCGTCGGGCACGGCCTGGACCCGGCGAGCGAGGTGGGGCCGCTGATCGACGCCCGGGCGGTCGGGGGCGTCGCCGCCCTGGTCGATGAGGCGGTCGCGGCGGGCGCCGAGCTGCTGACCGGCGGCGGTTCCCTGGAGCGGGACGGGCACTTCTTCGCGCCGACGGTGCTCGCCTCCGTACCGCGCGGGGCCCGCACCCTGCACGAGGAGATCTTCGGCCCGGTCGCGCCGATCGTCGCCTTCGACGACGAGGCCGAGGCGCTGGCCCTGGCCAACGCCTCCGAGTACGGGCTCGCCGCCTATGTGTTCACCGAGGGCCTGGCCCGCGGCCTGCGGGTCAGCGAACGCCTGGAGAGCGGCATGGTCGGGCTCAACCAGGGGATCATCTCCAACCCCGCCGCGCCGTTCGGCGGCGTCAAGCAGTCCGGTCTGGGCCGGGAGGGCGGCGCCGTGGGCATCGACGAGTACCTGAACACCAAGTACCTGGCCGTCAGGGCGGAGTCATGA
- a CDS encoding nitrilase family protein, whose translation MTGFLLAGVQFEPVLGDPAANAEASGHWVREAARRGARLVVLPEASSAGYMFADRAEALRYAESVPGGPVYSAWAALAAELDLWIVAGITELAGERLYNSAVLIGPHGHLGTYRKAHLWNAEQEVYDRQQDGFPVFDTPLGRIGIGICYDAWFPETFRSAALRGADLLALPSNWVPVPGQPADAPTMANLMCMTGAHSNQFYVAGISRTGVERGQPFIGSSLIVGPSGWPLAGPAGGDGQELVLAEVDLIGSRAERHGNPFNQPLADRRPELYETGVPDVPR comes from the coding sequence ATGACCGGCTTCCTGCTGGCCGGAGTGCAGTTCGAGCCGGTACTCGGCGACCCGGCGGCCAATGCCGAAGCGTCCGGGCACTGGGTGCGCGAGGCGGCCCGGCGCGGCGCCCGGCTGGTGGTGCTCCCCGAGGCGTCGTCGGCCGGCTATATGTTCGCCGACCGCGCGGAGGCGCTGCGCTACGCCGAGTCGGTGCCCGGCGGTCCGGTGTACTCGGCATGGGCCGCGCTCGCCGCCGAGCTGGACCTCTGGATCGTCGCGGGCATCACCGAACTGGCGGGGGAGCGGCTGTACAACTCGGCGGTGCTGATCGGCCCGCACGGGCACCTCGGGACGTACCGCAAGGCACACCTGTGGAACGCCGAGCAGGAGGTGTACGACCGCCAGCAGGACGGCTTCCCCGTCTTCGACACCCCGCTCGGCCGGATCGGCATCGGCATCTGCTACGACGCCTGGTTCCCCGAGACCTTCCGCAGCGCCGCGCTGCGCGGGGCCGACCTGCTGGCGCTGCCGTCCAACTGGGTGCCGGTCCCGGGGCAGCCCGCCGACGCACCCACGATGGCCAACCTGATGTGCATGACCGGCGCGCACAGCAACCAGTTCTATGTCGCCGGGATCAGCCGCACCGGGGTCGAGCGGGGCCAGCCGTTCATCGGCAGCTCGCTGATCGTGGGTCCGAGCGGCTGGCCGCTGGCCGGGCCGGCCGGCGGTGACGGCCAGGAGCTGGTGCTGGCCGAGGTGGACCTGATCGGCTCCCGCGCCGAACGGCACGGCAACCCGTTCAACCAGCCGCTGGCGGACCGGCGCCCCGAGCTGTACGAGACCGGCGTCCCGGACGTACCGCGCTGA
- a CDS encoding NCS1 family nucleobase:cation symporter-1, with translation MNMRVIGRPSPQVGLGDPRGIESSPLYSPDLAPVPVAERTWTTYNYAALWMGIAHGIPTYYLASGLIDLGMSWVQAVLTIALGNLLVLVPILLNSHVGAKYGIPYPVFARTAFGTLGANVPAVLRALSACGWFGIQTWIGGQAIHTVVGAFAGDGWTHARPLWGHPGTLWLSFAFFWLLQIGLIVRGIESIRRFENWAAPLILVVAVFLLGWMVSKAGGLGPLATEGSKLGWGTDFWLLFAPALMGMVAYFATMSVNIADFTRFARGQREQIVGQTLGLPITMTAFSMIGALTTSATITVYGKAIWDPIDLVSRFSSPVVILFALLCVIVATVAVNVAANTVGPAYDFCNLFPRRIDFRMGGVIAGVIGILMQPWRLLSSPELYIFTWLGVSGAVLGGVAGILTADYWLLRGRTLDLAGLYRRGGPYEYAGGFNWRPLVSLAAVLVLSLGGAHSDAGAGPFPADGYIPLLRPLFDYNWAVAFLGGIVLHAGLSRLFPAPGDRTAAPGGAPTAPAGR, from the coding sequence ATGAACATGCGAGTAATCGGCCGCCCCAGCCCGCAGGTGGGACTCGGCGACCCGCGCGGCATCGAATCGAGCCCGCTGTACAGCCCGGACCTGGCACCCGTACCCGTCGCCGAGCGCACCTGGACGACCTACAACTACGCGGCGCTGTGGATGGGCATCGCTCATGGCATCCCGACCTACTACCTGGCCAGCGGCCTGATCGACCTCGGCATGAGCTGGGTCCAGGCCGTCCTCACCATCGCCCTGGGCAACCTGCTCGTCCTGGTCCCGATCCTGCTGAACAGCCACGTCGGCGCCAAGTACGGCATCCCCTACCCGGTGTTCGCCCGCACCGCCTTCGGCACCCTCGGCGCCAATGTCCCGGCGGTGCTGCGCGCGCTCTCCGCCTGCGGCTGGTTCGGCATCCAGACCTGGATCGGCGGCCAGGCCATCCACACCGTCGTCGGCGCCTTCGCGGGCGACGGCTGGACCCATGCGCGCCCGCTGTGGGGGCACCCGGGCACGCTCTGGCTCTCCTTCGCCTTCTTCTGGCTGCTCCAGATCGGCCTGATCGTCCGGGGGATCGAGTCCATCCGCCGCTTCGAGAACTGGGCCGCACCGCTCATCCTGGTCGTCGCGGTCTTCCTGCTGGGGTGGATGGTCAGCAAGGCCGGCGGCCTCGGCCCACTCGCCACCGAAGGGTCCAAGCTGGGCTGGGGCACCGACTTCTGGCTGCTCTTCGCACCCGCGCTGATGGGGATGGTCGCCTACTTCGCCACCATGTCGGTGAACATCGCCGACTTCACCCGGTTCGCCCGGGGCCAGCGCGAGCAGATCGTCGGCCAGACCCTGGGGCTGCCGATCACCATGACCGCGTTCTCCATGATCGGCGCGCTGACCACCTCGGCCACCATCACGGTCTACGGCAAGGCGATCTGGGACCCGATCGACCTGGTCAGCCGCTTCTCCAGCCCGGTCGTCATCCTCTTCGCGCTGCTCTGCGTCATCGTCGCCACCGTCGCGGTCAATGTCGCGGCCAACACCGTCGGGCCCGCCTACGACTTCTGCAACCTCTTCCCCCGGCGGATCGACTTCCGCATGGGCGGCGTCATCGCGGGCGTCATCGGCATCCTGATGCAGCCCTGGCGGCTGCTCTCCTCGCCCGAGCTGTACATCTTCACCTGGCTCGGCGTCAGCGGCGCGGTGCTCGGCGGGGTCGCCGGAATCCTCACCGCCGACTACTGGCTGCTGCGCGGGCGCACGCTCGACCTCGCCGGGCTCTACCGGCGCGGGGGCCCCTACGAGTACGCCGGGGGCTTCAACTGGAGGCCGCTGGTCTCCCTGGCCGCCGTGCTGGTGCTCTCCCTGGGCGGGGCCCACTCCGATGCCGGCGCGGGGCCCTTCCCGGCCGACGGCTACATCCCGCTGCTGCGGCCGCTCTTCGACTACAACTGGGCGGTCGCGTTCCTCGGCGGCATCGTGCTGCACGCCGGACTCAGCAGGCTCTTCCCCGCGCCCGGCGACCGCACCGCAGCGCCCGGCGGCGCCCCGACCGCCCCAGCAGGCCGCTGA
- a CDS encoding Zn-dependent alcohol dehydrogenase, whose amino-acid sequence MKTRAAVMTAPGKDWEITELELDAPRAGEVLVRFTHAGLCYSDEHVRTGNMATLPIIGGHEGSGIVEAVGEGVSRVAPGDHVAASFKPSCGHCRWCAGGRSNLCDAATGGPEGRLPDGTFRFTGPSGRIGANCALGTFAEHSVVSQNSLVRVDPAVPLSVVALVSCGVLTGWGAAVYAAEPQPGDTVIVVGAGGVGINAVQGARFSGAGNVILVDPNEAKHPLALELGASHTCRSLAEAAALAADLNPSAAGADSTIVCTGETTAEIVRASFEATGKGGTVVLAGMSEDVHDINIQLPGTQLVFAEKRIQGTIFGSCSPTRDIPRVLSLYGQGLIRLDELVSRTYGLDEINQGFEDLRCGRNLRGVVEHRPAD is encoded by the coding sequence ATGAAGACCCGTGCCGCCGTCATGACCGCCCCCGGCAAGGACTGGGAGATCACCGAACTCGAACTCGACGCCCCCAGGGCGGGGGAGGTCCTGGTCCGCTTCACCCACGCCGGGCTCTGCTACTCCGACGAGCATGTGCGCACCGGCAACATGGCCACGCTGCCCATCATCGGCGGACACGAGGGCTCGGGCATCGTCGAGGCCGTCGGGGAAGGGGTCTCCCGGGTCGCCCCCGGTGACCATGTGGCCGCCTCCTTCAAGCCCTCCTGCGGCCACTGCCGCTGGTGCGCCGGCGGCCGGTCCAACCTCTGCGACGCGGCGACGGGCGGCCCCGAGGGCAGACTGCCCGACGGTACCTTCCGGTTCACCGGCCCCTCGGGCCGCATCGGCGCCAACTGCGCCCTGGGCACCTTCGCCGAGCACTCCGTCGTCTCGCAGAACTCCCTGGTCCGGGTGGACCCCGCCGTACCGCTCTCCGTCGTCGCCCTGGTCAGCTGCGGCGTACTCACCGGCTGGGGCGCGGCGGTCTACGCCGCCGAGCCCCAGCCCGGTGACACCGTCATCGTGGTGGGCGCGGGCGGCGTGGGCATCAACGCCGTCCAAGGGGCGCGGTTCTCCGGCGCCGGAAATGTGATCCTGGTCGACCCCAACGAGGCCAAGCACCCGCTCGCCCTTGAACTCGGGGCCTCGCACACCTGCCGCTCCCTCGCCGAGGCGGCGGCCCTCGCCGCCGACCTCAACCCCAGCGCCGCCGGGGCCGACTCCACCATCGTGTGCACCGGCGAGACCACCGCGGAGATCGTACGTGCCTCCTTCGAGGCCACCGGCAAGGGCGGGACGGTGGTCCTGGCCGGCATGTCGGAGGACGTCCACGACATCAACATCCAGCTCCCCGGCACCCAGCTCGTCTTCGCCGAGAAGCGCATCCAGGGCACCATCTTCGGATCGTGCAGCCCGACGCGGGACATCCCGCGCGTCCTGTCCCTGTACGGCCAGGGCCTGATCAGGCTCGACGAACTGGTCAGCCGCACCTACGGCCTGGACGAGATCAACCAGGGGTTCGAGGACCTGCGGTGCGGCCGGAACCTGCGCGGAGTGGTCGAGCACCGGCCTGCGGACTGA